Proteins encoded in a region of the Nitrospira sp. genome:
- a CDS encoding outer membrane lipoprotein carrier protein LolA — protein MMRWWLTAPLIVALVLPAWGADGPIDEKALQEVREVVKQLQARYEKTKDLQADFSQKTKIEGFERPVTSAGKVYIKKPGRLRWDYLDPATEQIYVNQEDVKVYVPEHKQVLVGKLTQMAASKAPLELLQGAAKLDESFDVEPTIGKSRGLGGIPLITLIPKAKDQESAQNLQKIIVEVFPKTHYIRTVSLHEISGNVAVFEFSNLKPNLGLGNEVFDFKTPSDAEVVRAPVLNGP, from the coding sequence ATGATGCGTTGGTGGCTTACAGCTCCATTGATTGTCGCGCTCGTCTTGCCGGCCTGGGGGGCAGACGGGCCGATTGATGAAAAGGCGTTGCAGGAAGTTCGCGAAGTCGTCAAGCAACTGCAAGCTCGATACGAAAAAACGAAAGATCTGCAGGCCGACTTTTCTCAGAAAACGAAGATTGAGGGGTTCGAGCGGCCCGTGACGTCAGCCGGCAAGGTGTATATCAAAAAGCCAGGCCGCTTGCGATGGGACTATTTGGATCCGGCGACTGAGCAAATCTATGTGAACCAGGAAGATGTGAAGGTGTACGTCCCCGAACATAAGCAGGTTCTGGTCGGGAAATTGACTCAGATGGCCGCCTCCAAAGCACCGTTGGAACTGTTGCAGGGAGCGGCCAAATTGGATGAGTCGTTTGACGTTGAACCCACCATTGGAAAAAGCAGGGGGCTTGGTGGGATCCCCCTTATCACGCTGATTCCCAAAGCCAAGGATCAGGAATCCGCCCAGAATCTTCAGAAAATCATCGTCGAGGTCTTCCCTAAAACCCATTATATCCGTACGGTGTCACTCCATGAGATCAGCGGCAATGTCGCCGTCTTTGAATTTTCAAACTTGAAACCAAACCTGGGATTAGGTAATGAGGTGTTCGACTTTAAGACACCGTCGGATGCGGAAGTCGTCAGGGCTCCGGTGTTGAACGGACCCTAG
- a CDS encoding 2OG-Fe(II) oxygenase: MTVETGSVVEAVDQAVARLDFERLHQEYWEQNEFLVIKQFLPRALVAEVFVPQAQGVKAELNRNYIPGHKKGGSVSYYTVQEKAPRFLDLYRSESFRQFLNRLVNAKLMYCPDNDPHSCALYYYTEPGDHIGFHYDTSYYKGARYTILMGLVDRSTQCKLVCELFKDHPTKQPRHLELITEPGDMVIFNGDKLWHAVTPLGEGEERIALTMEYVTNAEMGTIKRLYSNLKDSFGYFGFATVFKRALGLNRSK, encoded by the coding sequence ATGACAGTTGAAACGGGATCCGTGGTCGAAGCCGTCGATCAAGCGGTGGCAAGATTGGATTTCGAACGGCTTCACCAGGAATATTGGGAGCAAAACGAATTCCTGGTGATCAAACAATTCCTGCCCCGTGCCTTGGTCGCGGAGGTGTTCGTCCCTCAGGCTCAAGGGGTGAAAGCAGAACTCAATCGAAACTACATTCCTGGGCATAAGAAAGGCGGGAGCGTCAGTTATTATACCGTGCAGGAGAAAGCTCCCCGCTTTCTCGACCTCTACCGCTCTGAATCATTCAGGCAATTCTTGAACCGTCTCGTTAACGCAAAGTTGATGTACTGCCCAGACAACGATCCCCATTCCTGCGCCCTCTACTACTACACTGAACCGGGCGACCATATCGGCTTCCACTACGATACGTCATACTATAAGGGCGCTCGTTACACGATCTTGATGGGGCTTGTTGATCGGTCAACCCAGTGCAAGTTGGTGTGTGAGCTTTTCAAAGACCACCCGACCAAGCAGCCGCGCCACCTTGAGCTGATCACTGAACCCGGCGATATGGTGATTTTCAATGGGGACAAGCTCTGGCATGCGGTCACGCCGCTCGGAGAAGGTGAAGAGCGGATTGCTTTGACGATGGAGTATGTCACCAATGCGGAGATGGGCACAATCAAGCGGCTCTATTCTAACCTCAAAGATTCCTTCGGGTATTTCGGATTCGCTACGGTCTTCAAGCGAGCCCTGGGTCTAAACCGATCCAAGTGA
- the rplQ gene encoding 50S ribosomal protein L17, with protein MRHRKKGRQLGRQTKHRGALFRNLVTSLLDQERIETTGAKAKEIRGFTDRMITLGKEGTLPARRRALGFLRSKAVVSKLFSDVATRFKDRSGGYTRIIKTRRRIGDAAEMVAIELVSRQEPAIKKKSETRTAQPASTEAGTSP; from the coding sequence GTGCGACATAGAAAAAAGGGGCGACAACTTGGGCGGCAGACGAAGCATCGAGGGGCATTGTTTCGGAACTTAGTGACCTCGTTGTTAGACCAGGAGCGCATTGAGACCACAGGAGCCAAGGCTAAAGAGATACGAGGGTTTACCGATCGCATGATCACCCTTGGCAAGGAAGGTACGCTGCCGGCGCGCCGTCGAGCCTTAGGATTTCTTCGCAGTAAGGCCGTTGTGTCTAAGCTATTTAGTGATGTGGCGACACGATTCAAAGATCGATCCGGTGGGTACACCAGGATCATCAAAACTCGTCGCCGTATTGGCGATGCGGCTGAAATGGTTGCTATCGAATTAGTATCTCGTCAGGAACCAGCCATAAAGAAAAAGTCCGAGACTCGTACTGCTCAACCTGCATCCACCGAGGCCGGAACATCGCCGTAG
- a CDS encoding DNA-directed RNA polymerase subunit alpha, protein MIKAMKDFQIPMRVEVDKDAHSPTFGRFTTEAFERGFGTTIGNALRRILLSSLTGAAVTTVKIEGVVHEFSTISGVAEDVTAIILNIKSLRLALHTGKPKTIRLKKKGPGEAKGSDILHDGDVTILTPDLHIATLDKDATLDIEMTVKHGRGYVPAERNKEEGLSIGVIAIDSIFSPIRRVNFHVENARVGRMTDYDKLTMEIWTDGTISPRDALSTGAGILREHLDIFINPEERSDGKSEAGYEESQREVNKNLARSVNELELSVRAANCLKNANIKTIADLVQKSEGEMLRTKNFGKKSLNEIKEILSEMGLSLGTKIEAGPPHNGSPKPE, encoded by the coding sequence ATGATCAAAGCGATGAAAGACTTTCAGATCCCAATGCGGGTGGAAGTCGACAAGGATGCACATTCTCCCACATTTGGACGATTCACCACGGAAGCGTTTGAACGGGGGTTTGGCACCACGATCGGTAATGCCCTCCGTCGCATATTGTTGTCGTCGCTCACAGGGGCTGCGGTGACCACTGTGAAGATTGAAGGGGTCGTGCACGAGTTTTCGACGATTTCTGGTGTGGCGGAAGATGTCACGGCAATCATTCTGAATATCAAGAGCTTGCGTCTGGCGCTCCACACGGGTAAACCGAAAACGATACGGTTGAAAAAGAAGGGGCCTGGAGAAGCAAAGGGGTCAGACATTCTTCACGATGGTGACGTGACGATTCTGACGCCTGATTTGCACATCGCCACTCTCGACAAGGATGCGACGCTGGACATCGAGATGACAGTGAAACATGGCCGTGGTTATGTACCGGCCGAGCGTAACAAAGAAGAGGGATTGTCGATCGGGGTGATAGCCATCGATTCCATTTTCTCTCCGATCAGGAGGGTCAATTTCCATGTCGAGAATGCGCGGGTCGGCCGTATGACCGACTATGACAAACTGACGATGGAGATCTGGACAGACGGCACCATCAGCCCTCGCGACGCCCTTTCTACCGGGGCCGGGATATTGCGTGAACATCTGGATATTTTTATCAATCCTGAAGAGCGCAGCGATGGGAAGAGCGAAGCGGGCTACGAGGAATCTCAGCGGGAAGTGAACAAGAATCTTGCTCGTAGCGTGAATGAGTTGGAATTGTCCGTTCGGGCGGCCAATTGTCTGAAGAATGCGAATATCAAGACAATCGCCGACCTTGTGCAAAAGTCGGAAGGTGAGATGCTCAGGACAAAAAACTTCGGGAAAAAATCCCTCAACGAAATTAAAGAAATTCTTTCTGAAATGGGACTTTCGTTAGGAACAAAGATAGAGGCCGGGCCTCCACACAATGGAAGCCCAAAACCTGAATGA
- the rpsD gene encoding 30S ribosomal protein S4: MAKYRGPVCRLCRREGEKLFLKGTRCMTEKCAVERRSYPPGQHGQGRQRTSDYSLQLREKQKLRRIYGLQERQFRGVFERAERQTGVTGDALLRLLECRVDNVAYRLGFGASRKQARQMVSHGHFTINGKKITVAGALVKPGDVIEIRERSRDLAAIQAALESVDSRGIPDWLELDKGAFKGTVRALPAKEQITLPVNEQMVVELYSR, translated from the coding sequence GTGGCAAAGTATCGTGGTCCAGTCTGTCGGTTGTGTCGGCGAGAAGGTGAGAAACTTTTTCTCAAAGGCACGCGTTGTATGACGGAGAAGTGCGCGGTCGAGCGCCGGAGTTATCCGCCTGGCCAACATGGGCAGGGACGACAGCGAACTTCTGACTATAGTCTGCAGCTGCGCGAAAAGCAGAAGCTGCGTCGGATCTACGGCCTTCAGGAACGCCAATTCCGCGGCGTCTTTGAACGTGCAGAACGACAGACCGGCGTCACGGGCGACGCCCTGTTGCGTTTACTCGAATGTCGCGTGGACAATGTCGCCTATCGATTAGGGTTCGGTGCATCGCGCAAGCAAGCTCGTCAGATGGTGAGTCATGGTCATTTCACCATCAACGGTAAGAAGATCACGGTGGCCGGGGCACTGGTGAAACCGGGAGATGTGATTGAAATTCGTGAACGGAGTCGGGACTTGGCCGCAATCCAGGCAGCATTGGAATCGGTTGATAGTCGAGGCATTCCTGATTGGCTTGAGCTTGACAAAGGAGCGTTCAAGGGCACCGTTCGCGCATTGCCGGCTAAGGAGCAGATCACGTTGCCGGTCAACGAACAGATGGTCGTGGAATTATACTCGCGATAG
- the rpsK gene encoding 30S ribosomal protein S11, producing MSVKKGKKKERRIVQSGVAHVQASFNNTIVTITDMSGNTVVWASAGNQGFKGSRKSTPFAAQRAGEAAARKAMESGMRQVDVYVNGPGSGRESAIRSLQGAGLRINLIRDVTPIPHNGCRPPKRRRV from the coding sequence ATGAGCGTCAAAAAAGGGAAAAAGAAGGAACGTCGGATAGTCCAAAGTGGAGTGGCACATGTTCAGGCCTCATTCAACAATACGATTGTGACTATCACCGACATGAGCGGAAACACGGTGGTGTGGGCAAGCGCAGGCAATCAAGGGTTCAAAGGATCGAGGAAGAGTACCCCCTTTGCTGCTCAACGAGCCGGAGAGGCTGCAGCGCGAAAAGCCATGGAAAGCGGGATGCGGCAAGTCGATGTGTATGTGAATGGACCAGGTTCCGGTCGCGAATCAGCGATCCGTTCACTTCAAGGAGCGGGCTTGCGGATCAATCTCATTCGCGATGTCACGCCGATTCCGCATAATGGGTGTCGGCCTCCCAAACGTCGGCGAGTGTGA
- the rpsM gene encoding 30S ribosomal protein S13, with protein MARIAGIDLPRNKRTDIGLSYIYGIGRISAQKILNEAGIDGAVRVKDLSEDRIVKLREIIERDYRVEGDLRKEVSLNIKRLIDTGTYRGLRHRKGLPVRGQRTKTNARTRKGRRAGVSSKPRPTATKGA; from the coding sequence ATGGCACGTATTGCCGGCATCGATTTGCCACGGAATAAACGGACAGATATCGGATTGAGCTACATCTATGGAATCGGACGGATATCGGCTCAGAAGATTCTCAATGAAGCGGGAATCGATGGAGCGGTCCGGGTCAAAGACTTGAGCGAAGATAGGATCGTCAAGTTACGCGAAATCATCGAGCGTGATTACAGGGTCGAAGGAGATCTACGCAAAGAGGTGTCGCTCAATATCAAGCGGCTGATTGATACGGGGACCTATCGAGGGTTGCGCCATCGCAAAGGCCTACCTGTCCGCGGACAACGAACTAAGACCAATGCTCGGACACGTAAAGGACGGCGCGCAGGCGTCAGTAGCAAGCCGAGACCCACGGCGACCAAAGGGGCCTGA
- the rpmJ gene encoding 50S ribosomal protein L36 has translation MKVKSSVKPICAKCKVVRRRGVVRILCKNPRHKQRQG, from the coding sequence ATGAAGGTCAAATCATCAGTGAAGCCTATATGTGCCAAATGCAAGGTTGTCCGTCGTCGGGGGGTCGTGCGGATTTTATGCAAAAACCCACGCCATAAGCAGCGACAAGGATGA
- the infA gene encoding translation initiation factor IF-1, with amino-acid sequence MAKEDIIEVQGLVAETLPNAMFRVKLDNGHIILAHISGKMRMHFIRILPGDKVTVEMSPYDLTRGRITYRFK; translated from the coding sequence GTGGCAAAAGAAGACATTATCGAAGTCCAGGGATTGGTAGCGGAGACGCTTCCCAACGCCATGTTCCGGGTCAAGCTGGATAACGGCCATATCATACTGGCTCACATCTCTGGGAAAATGCGGATGCATTTTATCCGTATCCTTCCCGGCGATAAGGTCACGGTGGAAATGTCACCATACGATTTGACCAGGGGCCGCATCACCTATCGCTTCAAGTAA